The following coding sequences are from one Ornithodoros turicata isolate Travis chromosome 1, ASM3712646v1, whole genome shotgun sequence window:
- the LOC135378859 gene encoding uncharacterized protein LOC135378859: MRRTNLFWSLKRGGLGLVNLEIKMKVQRFLYFRDNSDPFLRSGLQALGGDHLSRWTVLAGCYLGKKHVRAFYREVAAAVRFFEQRFSWEYLCTVKKKNLYWDTIETVLPDPLYRHPGLSPLAENVLRRLRRFPVPTGTKDMFIRFHCEVLPVKVWLRKKGFFVPWSLNCDLCGAEETLFHVFVTCKRARDFWDDFRLHTKLDVNIDWMSLKYLVFDAYSENDAAATLVVSGLHGIWRFRMAIADGKVNPKTPWNCFMGTLAWIEATLVARTDAADTLTDALKLLFETMKKGKTTPRKAE; encoded by the coding sequence ATGCGAAGAACCAACCTCTTCTGGAGTTTGAAGAGAGGGGGACTTGGGCTAGTCAATCTGGAGATTAAGATGAAGGTCCAACGCTTCCTCTACTTTAGAGACAACTCCGACCCATTCTTAAGAAGTGGCTTACAAGCGCTCGGCGGAGATCACCTATCTAGGTGGACGGTGCTAGCGGGATGCTACCTAGGAAAGAAACATGTAAGAGCTTTCTACCGAGAGGTTGCTGCTGCAGTCAGATTCTTCGAGCAGCGATTTTCCTGGGAGTATCTCTGTACAGTGAAAAAGAAGAATCTCTACTGGGACACTATAGAGACTGTCCTACCAGACCCCCTGTACCGGCACCCCGGCCTTTCGCCACTGGCTGAGAACGTCCTTCGGAGGCTTCGAAGGTTCCCCGTTCCAACGGGCACCAAGGATATGTTCATCAGATTCCATTGCGAGGTACTGCCAGTCAAAGTGTGGCTTCGGAAAAAAGGGTTCTTCGTGCCGTGGTCTTTGAATTGCGACCTGTGCGGAGCAGAGGAGACTCTCTTCCATGTATTCGTAACTTGCAAAAGAGCCAGGGACTTCTGGGATGATTTTCGACTGCATACGAAGCTCGATGTAAACATCGACTGGATGTCCCTGAAGTACTTGGTGTTCGACGCCTATTCTGAGAACGACGCTGCAGCTACCCTAGTGGTAAGTGGACTCCATGGAATATGGCGCTTTCGTATGGCCATCGCAGACGGCAAAGTGAATCCAAAAACGCCATGGAACTGCTTCATGGGTACCCTTGCTTGGATAGAGGCTACTTTGGTCGCTCGCACAGATGCTGCAGACACTCTCACAGACGCTTTGAAGTTACTCTTCGAAACAATGAAGAAAGGGAAGACAACCCCAAGGAAAGCTGAGTGA